In the Anaerosporomusa subterranea genome, one interval contains:
- a CDS encoding Fur family transcriptional regulator, whose protein sequence is MTVNLKDVKQIFREKQYKLTTQRQLILQTFFDHPGQHLSAEDVFDIVRRDSTEIGLATVYRTLELLSELDFLQKIDFGDGRNRYEINTSNEAHHHHHLICLTCGKVRECDDDLLEALEGSIARKNNFEIVDHHVKFFGYCQECREKREE, encoded by the coding sequence ATGACTGTCAACCTAAAAGATGTTAAGCAAATTTTCCGTGAAAAGCAGTACAAATTAACGACGCAGCGTCAACTGATTTTGCAGACGTTTTTTGACCATCCGGGTCAGCACCTTAGCGCGGAAGACGTGTTTGATATCGTGCGGCGTGATTCAACTGAAATCGGATTGGCTACAGTATATCGGACGCTTGAACTCCTTAGTGAACTGGACTTTTTACAAAAGATTGATTTCGGGGACGGACGTAATCGCTACGAGATCAATACGTCGAACGAGGCTCACCACCACCATCACTTGATCTGTCTGACTTGCGGTAAAGTTAGAGAATGTGATGATGATTTGTTGGAGGCGCTTGAAGGAAGCATCGCTCGCAAGAACAATTTTGAAATTGTTGATCATCATGTGAAGTTCTTTGGCTATTGTCAGGAGTGTCGTGAGAAGCGTGAAGAATAG
- the ltaE gene encoding low-specificity L-threonine aldolase: MRTVDFRSDTVTLPTPAMREAMYKAEVGDDVYREDPSIRALEELAADITGKEAGLFMPSGTMGNQVAILTHTKKGDEVICEAEAHVYYYEVGGLVTLAGVQPRTIAAPRGILTAAAIAPAIRADDIHQPPTTLICLENTHNRAGGTCYSLPILQDIHELAKQRKIAIHMDGARLFNAATAQKTTARDIAQYADSIQFCVSKGLCAPVGSLLVGRRDFIDRARRYRKMLGGGMRQAGVLAAAGIVALTQMIDRLAEDHGNAAYLAEAIANCGFGIDLTTVETNIVIFDVSPLTLHIEQFVRDLNARGVKANQFGAAKVRMVTHQGISRDDVDYAISVLAELAK; encoded by the coding sequence ATGAGAACAGTGGATTTCCGCAGCGATACCGTTACTTTACCGACGCCAGCCATGCGTGAAGCTATGTATAAAGCTGAAGTCGGCGATGATGTCTATCGCGAAGATCCCAGTATTCGCGCCTTGGAAGAACTGGCAGCCGATATAACTGGCAAGGAAGCAGGGCTCTTCATGCCCAGCGGTACCATGGGCAACCAAGTTGCAATACTTACTCACACCAAGAAAGGTGATGAGGTGATCTGCGAGGCTGAGGCGCATGTATATTATTATGAAGTTGGCGGTTTGGTGACTCTGGCTGGCGTGCAACCACGGACAATCGCTGCTCCGCGCGGTATTTTGACAGCTGCCGCTATTGCGCCCGCCATTCGCGCCGATGATATCCATCAACCACCGACCACGTTGATTTGTCTGGAAAACACCCATAATCGCGCTGGTGGTACCTGTTATTCTTTGCCTATCTTGCAGGATATCCATGAATTGGCTAAACAGAGAAAAATAGCGATTCACATGGATGGAGCGCGCCTTTTTAATGCCGCAACAGCCCAGAAGACAACGGCTCGCGACATTGCCCAATACGCAGATTCGATCCAGTTTTGTGTCTCAAAGGGGCTCTGCGCGCCAGTAGGCTCCCTGCTAGTCGGCAGGCGCGATTTTATTGATCGGGCCAGACGCTATCGCAAAATGCTCGGTGGCGGCATGCGCCAAGCTGGCGTGCTAGCTGCTGCTGGTATAGTGGCGCTGACTCAGATGATTGACAGGCTTGCTGAAGATCATGGCAATGCAGCCTATCTGGCTGAAGCCATTGCCAATTGCGGCTTTGGCATCGATTTGACGACAGTAGAGACCAATATCGTAATATTTGACGTTTCACCTCTGACTCTACACATAGAACAATTTGTCCGAGACCTAAACGCGCGAGGTGTCAAGGCCAATCAATTCGGCGCTGCGAAAGTCCGGATGGTGACACATCAGGGGATATCGCGTGATGATGTGGACTATGCCATCTCGGTTCTGGCCGAGCTTGCTAAATAG
- a CDS encoding AI-2E family transporter, whose protein sequence is MPLSRSGWLRLAAVLLLFYMLWQASAIFLPLLLATVLAFILHPLVRLFRKIRLWPRTRTLPIEVAILLAFLVAGVVISMVISYIFMPFVGEFNQFIVNLPKLVDQVKQLTFSLGASAQWANLPENVRLMIDNNLSNAAAYSLDIARRLINSIVGFAGQVVELIVVPVLAFYFLKDWPMMRDNFVKAFPAIAHKKTRMIVDEAGLVVGGYIHGQLLVSVAMGVLVFLGMLTLNVDYPLVLGLIAALTEAIPVIGPIIGAIPALLLALLDSPSLALKVLAFYLVIHQLENNVLVPNIMKHTLELHPVTVIISLLIGAHLSGVIGMIVAVPAVAILKVLYKHLWHYQES, encoded by the coding sequence ATGCCTCTATCGCGTTCAGGCTGGCTTCGTTTAGCGGCTGTTCTATTGCTGTTTTACATGTTGTGGCAAGCTTCTGCGATATTTTTGCCGCTGCTTTTGGCCACCGTACTTGCGTTTATTCTGCACCCGCTTGTTCGTTTGTTCCGCAAAATTCGGTTATGGCCTAGAACGCGCACGCTTCCGATAGAAGTGGCTATCTTGCTGGCTTTTCTAGTTGCAGGCGTAGTGATATCGATGGTCATCTCCTATATCTTCATGCCTTTTGTCGGCGAATTTAACCAGTTTATTGTCAATCTGCCGAAACTGGTCGATCAAGTCAAGCAACTGACGTTTTCGCTTGGCGCTTCGGCACAGTGGGCAAACTTGCCGGAAAATGTTCGCCTGATGATTGATAACAATCTGTCAAATGCGGCGGCATACTCACTGGATATTGCCCGTCGATTGATTAATTCAATCGTGGGGTTTGCCGGGCAAGTCGTAGAATTGATCGTTGTTCCTGTGTTGGCGTTTTATTTTCTTAAAGATTGGCCGATGATGCGGGATAATTTTGTCAAAGCATTCCCGGCGATTGCACATAAAAAAACCAGAATGATTGTTGATGAAGCAGGGCTTGTAGTTGGTGGCTATATCCACGGTCAATTACTGGTCAGCGTGGCTATGGGAGTGCTTGTGTTCCTCGGCATGCTGACCCTCAACGTCGACTATCCGCTGGTGTTAGGGTTAATCGCTGCGCTAACTGAGGCCATTCCGGTTATCGGACCGATTATCGGTGCTATACCCGCTCTCCTGCTGGCGCTTTTGGACTCACCATCGTTAGCGCTAAAGGTGTTAGCATTTTACCTTGTGATTCATCAACTCGAGAACAATGTTTTGGTTCCCAATATTATGAAGCATACTCTAGAATTGCATCCTGTGACAGTGATCATCAGTTTATTGATTGGTGCACATCTATCTGGTGTTATCGGGATGATCGTGGCCGTACCGGCTGTCGCCATTCTGAAAGTTTTATACAAGCATCTCTGGCATTACCAGGAAAGTTAG
- the hemZ gene encoding coproporphyrinogen dehydrogenase HemZ, with translation MKNRRYILRGAGQGEELAVTQVTALFAMSAVAVWSDEISQLPNDTFLIYHHFVPQETGTASICEVFYRTEQGLRYAARRDYADDCTDLRQKRWLVRLNLYHLLIDITGQASNPWGILSGVRPAKLVHRMLDHGSTPATILKSLTQEFALQPEKAQLVTGVALRQRPFLMRPEELTKKVSIYIGIPFCPTRCLYCSFPAYVLPGEEATQAFLTALFADMAAAREALTRYGLSVQTVYIGGGTPTSLTLTDLEALLAQTVTLFAGEATEFTVEAGRPDTLDDAKIRLLVDYGVTRVSVNPQTMQQKTLKLIGRMHSVQDIICVFGKIRMCNIPVINMDIIAGLPGESVEDMADTLRQIAALKPDSLTVHTLALKRGSRLSESVEAYETPDALVTAEMLSLADQTAKNLGMLPYYLYRQKRMAGNLENIGYSLPGKECIYNIQVIEERQTILGIGPAATTKVVQPCGLTNYYQPKDISTYINTLPNRLQKRNALLAAALAK, from the coding sequence GTGAAGAATAGACGCTATATCTTACGCGGTGCCGGACAAGGCGAAGAACTCGCAGTAACGCAAGTGACAGCATTGTTTGCCATGAGCGCTGTTGCAGTCTGGTCAGATGAAATTAGCCAACTGCCTAATGACACGTTTCTTATCTATCATCATTTCGTTCCCCAAGAGACAGGAACTGCCAGTATCTGTGAGGTCTTCTATCGAACGGAACAGGGGTTGCGCTACGCGGCTAGGCGAGATTATGCAGACGATTGTACTGACCTGCGCCAAAAACGCTGGCTGGTTCGATTGAATCTATATCATTTGTTAATTGATATAACTGGTCAAGCTTCGAATCCGTGGGGGATTCTGTCCGGAGTTCGTCCAGCTAAACTCGTGCATCGGATGCTAGATCATGGAAGCACACCTGCAACTATTTTAAAATCATTAACACAGGAATTTGCGTTACAACCGGAGAAGGCGCAGCTGGTAACAGGGGTAGCCCTGCGGCAGCGGCCTTTTTTGATGAGGCCGGAGGAACTAACGAAGAAGGTTAGCATCTATATTGGCATTCCCTTTTGTCCCACTCGTTGTCTGTATTGCTCTTTTCCAGCCTATGTTTTGCCAGGGGAGGAAGCCACGCAGGCCTTTCTAACAGCACTATTCGCGGATATGGCGGCAGCCAGGGAAGCTTTAACTAGATATGGACTATCGGTTCAAACCGTCTATATTGGCGGCGGGACTCCAACTAGCCTAACACTAACTGATCTGGAAGCCTTGTTGGCGCAAACAGTGACACTCTTTGCCGGCGAGGCCACCGAGTTTACCGTCGAAGCCGGACGACCCGACACTTTAGATGACGCTAAGATCAGGCTGCTGGTTGATTATGGCGTAACTCGAGTTAGTGTGAATCCGCAAACGATGCAGCAAAAAACTTTAAAACTCATTGGACGAATGCATAGTGTACAAGATATAATATGTGTATTCGGAAAAATACGGATGTGTAACATTCCCGTGATAAATATGGACATCATTGCCGGATTGCCGGGAGAAAGCGTAGAAGACATGGCGGACACGCTTAGACAGATTGCTGCGCTAAAGCCGGACAGCCTCACAGTACATACCCTAGCGCTTAAGCGAGGTTCTCGCTTAAGCGAGTCTGTTGAAGCGTATGAAACGCCGGATGCACTAGTGACAGCAGAGATGCTTTCGTTAGCAGACCAAACGGCGAAAAACCTAGGAATGCTACCATATTATCTTTACCGACAAAAAAGAATGGCAGGCAACTTGGAAAATATCGGGTACTCGCTGCCGGGGAAAGAGTGTATATATAACATTCAGGTAATTGAGGAACGTCAGACGATTCTGGGCATTGGTCCAGCTGCTACGACGAAAGTTGTGCAACCATGCGGACTAACGAATTACTATCAACCCAAAGATATTTCAACCTATATCAACACGCTGCCTAACCGACTGCAAAAGCGCAATGCCTTGTTGGCTGCGGCGCTCGCTAAGTAA
- the hisS gene encoding histidine--tRNA ligase, translating into MQVTGPRGTKDALPDMTPHWCRVEDIARSICDLHAYREIRTPIFEHTELFLRGIGETTDVVQKEMYTFTDRGGRSVTLRPENTAAVVRSYLENKLYSLPQPLKLFYIGPMFRYDRPQAGRLRQFHQFGIEAIGAAGPAIDAETIVMAVQFFRQLGLNELRLFVNSVGCPQCRPTYRATLQNYLRESLPHFCEDCQSRFDRNPMRILDCKVEQCQTLSQGAPAVSDCLCEECRTHFEGLKQLLTAAGIDFIHNPRLVRGLDYYTKTAFEIQYAPLGAQSAVCGGGRYDGLIEECGGQPTPGIGFAIGLERVLLALEKQQLLPAAAEQTDVFVACTGESTRTLAFSLLCRLREVGIKSDMDYLDRGLKAQFKQANRLATRFTVMIGEEEAAQGQVMLKNMLTGEQELIAPDSIEALLKAKLQGELKR; encoded by the coding sequence ATGCAAGTTACCGGACCCAGGGGGACGAAGGACGCGCTCCCAGATATGACCCCACACTGGTGTCGTGTGGAAGATATCGCTCGATCTATTTGCGATCTCCATGCCTACAGAGAGATTCGCACGCCAATTTTTGAACACACAGAACTTTTCTTGCGCGGCATTGGCGAGACAACTGATGTGGTGCAGAAAGAAATGTATACATTTACAGACAGAGGAGGACGCAGCGTTACACTGCGCCCAGAGAATACGGCGGCGGTCGTTCGCTCCTATCTCGAAAATAAGCTATATTCACTGCCGCAGCCGCTTAAATTGTTCTATATCGGTCCCATGTTCCGTTATGACCGGCCACAGGCTGGGCGTCTTCGTCAGTTCCACCAGTTCGGCATTGAAGCCATTGGTGCGGCGGGACCGGCAATAGATGCGGAAACAATAGTAATGGCTGTACAGTTCTTCCGTCAGCTTGGGTTAAATGAACTCAGGCTATTTGTCAATTCGGTCGGTTGCCCACAGTGCAGACCGACATACCGTGCAACCTTACAGAATTATTTGCGGGAATCATTGCCTCACTTTTGCGAAGACTGTCAATCCCGTTTTGACCGGAATCCTATGCGGATACTTGACTGCAAAGTCGAACAATGCCAAACCCTGTCTCAGGGGGCGCCAGCTGTCAGCGACTGTCTATGTGAGGAGTGTCGGACTCATTTTGAGGGACTGAAGCAGCTCTTGACGGCGGCTGGCATTGATTTTATTCATAACCCACGGCTAGTGCGTGGCCTTGATTATTATACGAAAACCGCGTTTGAGATTCAGTATGCTCCTTTAGGGGCTCAGAGTGCGGTATGTGGTGGCGGTCGCTATGACGGCTTAATCGAGGAGTGTGGTGGTCAGCCAACTCCCGGTATTGGCTTTGCTATTGGCCTTGAGCGAGTTTTGCTCGCTTTGGAAAAACAACAACTGCTGCCAGCCGCTGCAGAGCAAACTGACGTATTTGTCGCTTGCACTGGCGAGTCAACCCGAACGCTTGCTTTTTCTCTGCTTTGCCGGTTACGCGAAGTAGGGATCAAATCAGACATGGATTATCTCGACAGGGGACTCAAGGCTCAATTCAAACAAGCCAATCGCCTCGCGACGCGCTTCACCGTTATGATCGGGGAAGAAGAAGCTGCGCAGGGGCAGGTTATGTTAAAAAATATGCTGACAGGCGAACAGGAATTGATCGCACCAGATAGTATAGAAGCTTTACTGAAAGCCAAACTGCAAGGGGAGTTGAAACGCTAA
- the aspS gene encoding aspartate--tRNA ligase, whose protein sequence is MDTMIGLKRSHSCVELDKGFHEQQVTLCGWVSRRRDHGGLIFVDLRDRSGIVQVVFSPDVDQDAFAKAESVRTEFVIAVQGTVMLRDVDTVNPNMSTGEIEVLGKELRILNQAKTPPFYIQDNVDVDEILRLKYRYLDLRRPEMQKNLILRHRVTKAMRDFFDRQGFIEIETPMLTKSSPEGARDYLVPSRVNPGKFYALPQSPQIFKQILMVAGMEKYFQIVRCFRDEDLRADRQPEFTQLDIEMSFVEREDILQMMENMVAYLFKEAAGVEITSPMLRLTYDQAMDRYGSDKPDLRFGMEFVDLTDTLRGCGFKVFDSVLDAGGKIKAINVKGYASIPRRELDGLVNYVSTYGAKGLAWICYTPEGIKSPITKFFSEDVIARVTATAGAVEGDLLLIIADQSAVVANALGQLRLEMGRRLNLIDPDKLSFLWVVDFPMFEYDPEDKRWVAMHHPFTSPRDEDIQYLGSEPGRIKAKAYDMILNGTEIGGGSIRIYQRELQEKVFTAIGLTPEEAYDKFGYLLDAFEYGTPPHGGIAFGLDRLVMLMAKRASIRDVIAFPKTQSAADVMSQAPSEVTPKQLRELSIRSEVIVKKTEV, encoded by the coding sequence ATGGATACAATGATAGGCTTAAAACGCTCGCATTCCTGCGTCGAACTGGATAAGGGATTTCATGAGCAACAGGTTACACTTTGTGGTTGGGTGTCGCGACGTCGTGACCACGGCGGCTTGATTTTCGTCGATTTGCGGGATCGGTCCGGAATTGTGCAAGTGGTGTTTTCGCCTGATGTTGATCAGGATGCCTTTGCCAAAGCTGAATCAGTTCGTACAGAGTTTGTTATCGCTGTGCAAGGGACAGTTATGCTGCGTGATGTTGACACCGTTAATCCTAATATGAGCACAGGTGAAATCGAAGTTCTTGGAAAAGAACTTCGCATCTTAAACCAGGCTAAAACACCACCGTTTTATATTCAGGACAACGTTGATGTTGATGAAATATTGCGGCTGAAGTATCGTTATTTGGATCTACGCCGGCCTGAGATGCAGAAAAACCTTATTCTTAGGCATCGTGTCACCAAAGCGATGCGTGACTTCTTTGACCGTCAAGGGTTCATTGAAATCGAGACCCCGATGTTGACCAAGAGTTCGCCAGAGGGGGCGCGTGATTATCTCGTGCCAAGCCGTGTCAATCCAGGTAAATTCTATGCATTGCCGCAATCTCCTCAGATATTTAAACAAATTTTGATGGTTGCCGGGATGGAGAAGTACTTCCAAATCGTGCGCTGTTTCCGTGATGAGGATTTACGTGCAGATCGGCAACCTGAGTTTACTCAGCTTGATATCGAGATGTCTTTCGTTGAACGGGAAGACATTCTACAGATGATGGAAAACATGGTAGCATACCTGTTCAAGGAAGCGGCAGGAGTTGAAATTACTTCTCCTATGCTCCGGTTAACCTATGATCAGGCAATGGATCGCTATGGCTCGGACAAACCTGATCTGCGCTTCGGTATGGAGTTTGTTGATCTGACAGACACTTTGCGCGGTTGTGGTTTCAAAGTGTTTGACTCTGTGCTGGATGCGGGTGGCAAGATCAAGGCAATAAACGTCAAGGGATATGCGAGTATTCCACGCCGTGAACTCGATGGCTTGGTTAACTATGTATCCACGTATGGGGCTAAAGGTTTGGCGTGGATCTGCTATACTCCGGAAGGCATTAAATCACCGATTACGAAATTCTTCTCCGAAGATGTTATTGCCCGCGTAACTGCGACTGCTGGAGCGGTGGAGGGCGACTTACTGCTGATTATCGCTGATCAGAGTGCAGTGGTTGCCAACGCACTTGGTCAACTGCGGTTGGAAATGGGACGTCGGCTTAATTTAATTGATCCGGACAAGCTGTCTTTCCTCTGGGTGGTTGATTTCCCAATGTTCGAATATGATCCGGAGGACAAACGCTGGGTTGCTATGCACCATCCGTTCACATCGCCGCGCGATGAAGATATCCAATACTTAGGTTCAGAACCCGGCCGGATTAAAGCAAAAGCCTATGACATGATCCTTAACGGTACAGAAATTGGCGGCGGCAGTATCCGGATTTATCAGCGAGAATTGCAGGAAAAAGTATTTACCGCGATCGGTCTGACGCCAGAGGAGGCCTACGATAAGTTTGGCTACCTGTTGGACGCCTTCGAATATGGTACTCCTCCCCATGGCGGTATTGCCTTTGGCCTTGATCGCTTGGTCATGTTAATGGCTAAACGCGCTTCTATCCGTGATGTTATCGCCTTCCCGAAAACTCAGAGTGCAGCCGATGTAATGAGTCAAGCTCCGTCTGAGGTTACGCCTAAACAGCTAAGAGAACTATCGATTCGTTCTGAGGTTATTGTCAAGAAGACAGAGGTATAA